TGCGGCGATTCATATCGAAAGTTGGAAAGATTCTTATTCGGATGTCCTACCAGCAGAATTCCTGGCCGAAAAAATCAATAGAGAACTTGAACGGTATTGGAATGAAGTTGAAATACAAAGTGACGACATAATATTAGTGGCGGAGAAAGAATCACTGGTGGGGTTCGTAGCGGTTTGGTGTCGACCCATTCCATTCATAGACAATTTGCATGTGATACCATCTCAAAGATCTCAAAAAGTCGGATCTGCCTTAATGAAGGCAGTGGCGAAAGAACTTATCAACAAGGGGCACAAAACAGCTTATCTTTGGGTATTTGAAAGTAATGAAAGAGCGATACGCTTTTACGGGCGATTGGGAGGCATCCAGAAAGAACAATCAATGAAAAACATATTCGGATATGATGTCCTAAGCC
The nucleotide sequence above comes from Thermodesulfobacteriota bacterium. Encoded proteins:
- a CDS encoding GNAT family N-acetyltransferase — encoded protein: MKIRSATQIDLQDIAAIHIESWKDSYSDVLPAEFLAEKINRELERYWNEVEIQSDDIILVAEKESLVGFVAVWCRPIPFIDNLHVIPSQRSQKVGSALMKAVAKELINKGHKTAYLWVFESNERAIRFYGRLGGIQKEQSMKNIFGYDVLSRKIEWYDVSKICEN